A window from Mycobacterium saskatchewanense encodes these proteins:
- a CDS encoding F0F1 ATP synthase subunit C encodes MDPTIAAGALIGGGLIMGGGAIGAGIGDGIAGNALVSGIARQPEAQGRLFTPFFITVGLVEAAYFINLAFMALFVFATPVT; translated from the coding sequence ATGGACCCCACTATCGCAGCCGGTGCCCTCATCGGCGGTGGGCTCATCATGGGCGGCGGCGCGATCGGTGCCGGTATCGGTGACGGTATCGCGGGTAATGCATTGGTATCCGGCATCGCTCGGCAGCCCGAGGCGCAGGGGCGGCTGTTCACGCCGTTCTTCATCACCGTCGGTCTGGTCGAGGCGGCGTACTTCATCAACTTGGCGTTCATGGCGCTGTTCGTCTTCGCCACCCCGGTCACCTAA
- the atpB gene encoding F0F1 ATP synthase subunit A → MTEIVLAESQIEVGQHNTATWLGLTVNTDTILSTAIAAVIVLALAFFLRAKITSKGVPSGVQLFWEAITEQMRSQIESAIGMRIAPFVLPLAVTIFVFILISNWLSVLPLQYTDKSGHTTELLKSAAADINYVLALALFVFVCYHVAGIWRRGIIGHPLAVLKGHVAFLAPINLVEELAKPISLSLRLFGNIFAGGILVALIALFPPYIMWLPNAIWKSFDLFVGAIQAFIFSILTILYFSQAMEIEEHHD, encoded by the coding sequence ATGACTGAGATCGTCCTGGCCGAATCCCAGATCGAGGTTGGCCAGCACAACACGGCGACCTGGTTGGGCCTGACCGTCAATACGGACACGATCCTGTCGACCGCGATCGCCGCGGTGATCGTGCTCGCGTTGGCGTTCTTCCTGCGCGCGAAGATCACCTCAAAGGGCGTTCCCAGCGGCGTTCAGTTGTTCTGGGAGGCCATCACCGAGCAGATGCGCAGTCAGATCGAGAGCGCCATCGGCATGCGGATCGCCCCGTTTGTGCTCCCACTGGCGGTCACCATCTTCGTGTTCATCCTGATCTCCAACTGGCTGTCGGTGCTGCCGCTGCAGTACACCGACAAGTCCGGACACACCACCGAGCTGCTGAAGTCGGCTGCGGCGGACATCAACTACGTGTTGGCGCTGGCCCTGTTCGTCTTCGTCTGCTATCACGTCGCGGGGATCTGGCGTCGCGGCATCATCGGGCACCCGCTGGCGGTCCTCAAGGGTCACGTGGCGTTCCTGGCCCCGATCAACCTGGTCGAGGAGCTCGCCAAGCCGATCTCGTTGTCGCTCCGACTTTTCGGCAACATCTTCGCCGGGGGCATCCTCGTGGCGCTGATCGCCCTGTTCCCGCCCTACATCATGTGGCTGCCCAATGCCATCTGGAAGTCGTTCGACCTCTTCGTCGGGGCGATCCAGGCCTTCATCTTCTCGATCCTGACCATCCTGTACTTCAGCCAGGCGATGGAGATCGAGGAGCATCATGACTGA